Within the Echinicola sp. 20G genome, the region GATGTACTTTATTGCCATAGGCATGCCCAATACTGCCAATTTGTCTCCATCGTCTATATTGATGGTCATGGTGATGGGAAGTATTGGCATGATTGCTCCAGTCCAAGGTGGAATCGGTACTTTTCATGCTTTGGTGGCCTTCATTTTGATGACATATGGTCTTAGTGAAGAAGAGGGCAAAATATTTGCAGTTATTGTCCACAGTTCGCAAGTCCTGATAGTTATCGTCACTGGTGTGATCAGTTTATTGGCGGTGGCAAAAATTTCTGTGATTTCAAAACCAGAGGAGGATGGCTTGCGTATTAAATAGGCGTTTAAAACAAACTAGAATATGTTATTAATCTTAATTGTAGTTGTATTTGGGATTTTAGGCTTTGTCGTAAGTAGCAAGCTGAAAAGTAAGTTTAAAAAGTATTCCCAGACAGCCCTTCAGGCTAATCTTTCGGGTAAAGAAATTGCCGAATTGATGTTGGCAGATCATGGTATCCATGATGTATCCGTCAACTGTGTAGATGGACAATTGACAGACCATTATAATCCACAAAATAGAACGGTAAATCTTAGCCCTGATGTTTATTATGGTAGGAATGCTGCGGCCACGGCTGTGGCAGCTCACGAGTGTGGTCACGCGGTACAACATGCCAGATCCTATGCTTGGTTGAACATCCGCTCTGCGATGGTTCCCGTTCAGAATGCCAGTGGTAAGATTTTGAATTTTGTGCTGATCGCCTCTCTTTTTGGAGGGTTTTTGATGCTCAATACAATAGATTTTCGTTTGATTGGGATGGTTGTGGTAGGAGCATATGGAATTATTACCTTATTTACCTTTGTGACCTTACCGGTGGAGTTTGATGCCAGTAGAAGGGCATTGGCTTGGGTAAAAGAAAGAAATATCGTCACTCCTTCTGAGTATGATATGTCCAAAGATGCTTTGAAATGGGCGGCCATGACCTATGTGGTAGCAGCCTTGGCTTCATTGACAACGTTGGCTTATTATGCCTCCATCTTCTTTGGTGGAAGGGATTGATTATTAATTAAAATACAATAAGGTGAAAAGGGGTAAGAAATTGCCCCTTTTGTTTTTTTAGGCTATATTCCTTTATTCAAAGAGATAAACCCAAAGCTTATGAACTTTCATCTTACCGAAGAACAAATGGCCGTTAAGGAAGCGGCCCGAGATTTTGCTAAAGCCGAATTATTACCTGGAGTAATTGATCGTGACACCCATGCCACTTTTCCAAAAGAGCAGATCCAGCAGATGGGCCAGTTGGGTTTTTTGGGCATGATGGTAGATCCGAAATACAATGGAGGAGGGATGGACACCATTTCTTACGTATTGGCCATGGAAGAGATTTCAAAAATTGACGCTTCTGCATCGGTGGCTATGTCTGTCAATAACTCATTGGTCTGCTGGGGGCTGGAAAAATACGGTTCAGAAGCCCAAAAAGAAAAGTACCTAAAGCCATTGGCAACTGGTGAAGTGTTAGGAGCATTTTGTCTATCAGAACCAGAAGCAGGTTCTGATGCCACTTCCCAAAGGACCATTGCTGAAGATAAAGGAGATTATTACCTCATCAACGGTACCAAAAACTGGATCACTAATGGTTCTACAGCCAGTGTTTACCTGGTCATCGCCCAAACAGAACCTGAAAAAAAGCATAAAGGCATTTCTGCCTTTATAGTAGAAAGGGATATGGAAGGCTTCGAAGTAGGCAAGAAGGAGGACAAGCTGGGTATTAGGGGATCTGATACGCATTCATTGATGTTTAATGATGTGAAAGTGCCCAAGGAGAACAGAATTGGTGAGGATGGTTTTGGTTTTAGCTTTGCCATGCAGACTTTGGATGGTGGACGAATTGGGATCGCTGCGCAAGCCTTAGGAATTGCTTCAGGAGCCTATGAGTTGGCTTTGGCTTATTCAAAGGAGCGTAAGACTTTTGGGAAACCCATCAGTCAACATCAGGCCATTCAGTTTAAATTGGCGGATATGGCAACAGAGATTGAAGCAGCAAGGCTTTTGGTGATGAAAGCGGCTTGGTTGAAAGATCAAGGAAAGGATTATGGACATGCCAGTGCCATGGCAAAATTGTACGCTTCTAAGGTAGCGATGGAAGTAACGGTAGAAGCTGTACAAATTCATGGAGGTTATGGATTTGTCAAAGAATATCATGTGGAGAGGCTTATGAGGGACGCTAAGATCACCCAGATTTATGAGGGAACCAGTGAAATTCAAAAAATAGTTATATCTCGTAATATTTTAAGATAATAAATTTCAATACCTAAAGAACAGCTTAATCTTTATCATTTATACTATTCTTTTATTACGCTGAAACTTTTCTTTATTTTTGTTATATAAAAGTTAAAAAAATCATACTTTTACAAGTAACATACAAAAAGCGTCTGTCATGGAATATTACAATAAAGTCATTGAATCCGTTGGTGTAAGGTACACGAGGGGGAACAACTACAAAGTTGAGAGACCTATAACCGTGACGGATTATATTGAACCAGAGAACTCTGTAATCCTATTGCATCAAGGTTCTTTAAAATTTGGAGATGAGCAAGAATTGGTAAATGAAGGGGAGATTCTCTTCATTCCTGCGGGACGACCAAGCAAGGTTACCTTTGGTCCAGCCACCAAAAGGAATGAGTCGTCCAACGATGAATTTGTAGAAAACAAGAAAAAGCACCTACAAACCATCAGTTTCAAGGATATCAAAAATGCAGAAGAGGATTGTTTGACCATCGTTACCTTTGAAGCAAAGGTGTTTGATGTGGTTAATTTCTTCAATTCATTGGGAATTCCTCCATTTATCATCCGTTTTAATGACCGATTGGCCTCTATCATTGAGGACGTGGTCAAAGAATCAGAGCAAAACACTCCTGGAAAGGAGCGAGTGATCAAGCTGCACACCGAGTTATTGGTGGTAGAATTGGTAAGGCATATTCTTAAAAACAGGTTGTTTGTGGAAGAAATGTCTACAAACAGTACCTATTTTAAAGATCCTCGATTGATCGATATGTTCAATTACATCAAGAAGAATATCGGTGGAGATCTTTCCAACAAGGTATTGGCGAAGGTGGCCAATGTGTCTGAAGATTATGTTGGTCAGTATTTCAAAATGCTTACTGGTATCAATCCTCAGGATTACATTGAATACCAGCGCATGGAAGCTGCAGTGGATTTGCTAAGAACTACCAAGAAAAGCATCCGGGATATCGGCAAAGAAGTAGGATACAAAGATACGGCTTACTTCTGTCGCAGATTCAAAATGATGTACGGTTTGCCAGCTGGTAAAATGAGAAGAAGAGAATCCTTAATTAACGTTCAAGGATAAATTATAGACTTTCATAAAGTCAAGAACCTCGGTCAAAAGATCGGGGTTTTTTTCTACCCCATTTCCCAGCACAACGATGTCGGCCCCGGCATCCCAAACATTTCGGGCTTTTTCGATGGAGTTGATTCCTCCTCCCACTATCAAGGGAGATTGTGTTGTTTGTTTGACATGCTTGATGATTTCCTTTGATACGGGAGTGTTGGCTCCACTGCCTGCGTCCAGAAAGAAGGTCTGAAGACCAAGGAATTTTCCGGCAAGAGCGGTGGCTTTGGCCAAAGATGGTTTGTTGTTGGGGATAGGTATGGTTTGGCTGATGTAACTTGCACTGCTGATCTGTCCGTCATTGACCAGCATGTAGCCAGTGGGCAATACTTCCAGTTCAGTGTTTGCAAGCAACGGTGCAGCTGTCACGTGCTGACCAATGAGTAGTTCAGGGTTTCTTCCTGAGATAAGTGAAAGAAAGAGTATTCCATCAGCCAGAGGGCTGATCTGAATGACATTACCCGGGAAGAGGATAACTGGAATGTCAGCACATACCTCTTTGATCCTCATTACGGTTTTATCAACATTTTTTTCTGTCAGAAGACTTCCTCCAATAAAGAAAAAGTCAACTTCATTTTGATAGGCTTGGTTGATGAGTGATTTAAACTGACTTTCTGCGCCGACTTTTTCAGGGTCAATAAGCAAGGCCAAGGCTTTTTTGCCTGATAGTTGAAGCTGTTTAAATGTCTTGAAAATTTTATCAGACTTTTCTGTCGGCATCAGTAACTTTTTTTGAAAGAATGTCAATTAATTTGGCTTGTCCCAGAGAAAGGGCAACCATAAACAGCCTTTTACCAACACCGCCCATAAGGGAAGCTTTATGCTTCTTGGGCTTTTTAACTTTGATTGGATGACCCTCATCTCTCATTTCTTTGATGAGCTTTGTCTTTGCTTTCTTCTTACTTTTGCCACGAATAAGCTTAGTGGCTCCATAAGATACCAAGCCTCCAGCCAATACGGCACCGCCAACTTTTGCCCATGACTCGGATTCTTTTTTGAGAACGTCAAGCTGATGGTTAAGCTGTTTTTCAAGGTCTTCTTCTTGTTTTTTGAGCTCCTTATTGGTCATTGTTCTTATTTGTTTTTCTGCTGAAAAGCAGGAATTTACTTATTCCTTCATGAACAGCTTTTTGAATACCTACAGAGTCTTTTACGATGTAAAGTAATATCAGAAAGGCTACATAAATCAAACCAACATATAAAAACCCAAGTGAATTGGAGTAAGTAAGTTCTGCAAAATAAAATGCCAAGGCAATGCTGGCAAATAGTAAAATGAACACACTGATAATTACTACCATGCTCAAAATAGCTATCCGGGTGATGATTCCGGAGAGCTCCTCTTGGATGTCGTTTTTGGCCATTTGGATTTTGACCTCAATCAACTTTTTAACTGTATTAATTATCTCGGAGACGTTTAGCATCATCTTTAGATTATGATTAAAAATTATTCCTTGAGACAAACTCAATACAATATACATCAAAAACCTTGCTTGAAAAATTTAAACCGCTTGACCTTCAAAGTAAAAATAGAAGGATAATACTGCCTCAACGGCTTTTTTTATAGCAATATTAATCGGGAACTGCTGTTCTGCCATGTGGAAGTCAATGGCAGATAGGCGAGTATAATAATCTGAGCTTCCTGGGATCTCCAGCCCATTTTGGATAGCGTGAGTCACCATTTGGAATTGCTGTTGTTTCTGTTCTTTGATGGTTTTACAAGTAATCAACTCCTTCTTGCCCTCTCTATTTCTTCGAGAGGAATTTCCAAATAATCGACAGATCAGCCCTCGATGGTTGTATTGGGTGCAATGACCAGCTGCGCCATCTGCACTTAGCAGTTTGAGAACGACACAATAGCTGTCTTCTGTAGTGGTTTCCAGTTGATCAAGCAATGCTTCAGCTTGTCCTTTTTGATACAGGTCAAAGGCTAGTGGCAAAAACTCCAAGACTGTTGCGGGAACTTTGGGGTTGGCACAACATTTTCCACAGCCGGAGAGGCAGGTTAGTTGACTTTGTGCAAGATAATCTTGTACTTCCATGTCGAGGTCGTTGAATATTTCATTGACTTTCAGTGACTTCTCTTTAAGATTCATATATGTTGATAAAAAGCCCACGAAAGTACTCCAATGGCCGAGAATTTGCAATAAAAATTAATCAGGGGAACTGTTTTTCTTCGTAAATAATTATTAAAAAACCTTTATTTCCTTTTAAGGTTGAAACAAGTAAATTAGTCAACTGAAAGTAAACACTTTTGGTATAAGCGTAACGATAGCTTTTTAAACAAAAATAAGATGAGTGAAGAACCGGAAAAAACAGAATTGACAGAAGAAGATAGGATCCGAAGGGCCTTTAAAGAAAAGGATTGGAGTGAAATAAAAAGTGCCAACTCGTGGGTGATCTTTAAGGTCATGTCAGAGTTTGTGGAAGGCTTTGAAAAATTAGCAAAAATAGGTCCTTGCGTATCTATTTTTGGCTCAGCCAGAACACCTCAAGACAACAAATACTATAAGATTGCGGAAGAAATAGCTGCAAAATTGGTTCGCCACGGTTACGGAGTGATTACTGGTGGAGGACCAGGCATCATGGAAGCAGGCAATAAGGGAGCTCATTCGGAAAAAGGAAAGTCTGTAGGACTCAACATTCAGTTGCCTTTTGAACAATTCAATAACATTTACATCGATCAAGACAAGCTGATCACTTTTGATTATTTCTTTGTGAGGAAGGTCATGTTTGTCAAATATGCCCAGGGTTTTATTGTACTTCCTGGCGGTTTTGGAACCATGGATGAGCTGTTCGAGGCGATCACTTTGATCCAAACCAAGAAGACAGGAAAGTTTCCAATTATTTTGGTTGGGAAGGAGTTTTGGGAAGGATTGATCGATTGGGTAAAAACAGTGATGTTGGACAAGCATAAAAACATCAGTCCAGAAGACATGGATTTATTTTCGGTGGTCGATACAGCCACTGAAGCGGTCAAGGTGATTGACGATTTTTACAGCAAGTACTTATTATCTCCAAATTTCTGATTTTGCGTAACCTTCACATTTACATATTGTACGGTCTTGTGGCCGTACTTTTCGGATTGGTGTTTTATTATAAGAATGATTCCCCAAAAGTAACATCCTCTGAAAATGAGCATTGGCTTCCTTTAAAAAGGGAATCAACCCAAATAGGAGCGCCAAAGCAGGTGGCAAGGGTAAAATTGTTTGATATTCCAAACAAAATGGAATTTGCAGGAGAACCTGTTCCTTTAAATGAAAGTGATATCAAAGAGCGTTTTGAGCGGGAAATCTATGTCAATGTGTATTGGGAATCCAACATGTTGCTCATGATGAAAAGGGCCAATAAGTACCTTCCCATGATTGAAAGGGTGTTGGCTGAAAACCGTATCCCTGATGATTTCAAATACCTTGCTATGATAGAGTCGGGCTTGATGAATGTCGTTTCTCCAGCTGGGGCAAGAGGCTTTTGGCAGTTTATGGAAGGGACAGCTAAAGACTATGGCCTGGAAGTTAATAAGGAAGTTGATGAGCGCTATCATTATGAGAAATCAACCATAGCGGCTTGTAAATACCTGCAAAAATCATATGCCAAATTTGGTAAATGGACAAGCGTGGCAGCGAGCTACAACATCGGCCAAGCAGGCCTAAGCAGGAGGATGAATGACCAGCAGCAACCTGATTATTATGACTTGCTACTGAATGAGGAAACCAGCAGGTACATGTTCCGGATTTTGGCTTTTAAGGAAGTGTTTGAGCATCCGAGCAAATATGGCTTTGAGCTGACCAATGATGACCTGTATCATCAGCCCGAATTGAAGACGCTGGTTGTCAAAAATACTATTCCGGACTTGGCCGAATGGGCCATTAAAAATGGCACTACGTATAAAGTGTTGAAAACCTACAATCCATGGATGAGAAAGACCAAATTGACCATCCGCCGTGGCAATCAATATGAAATCCAACTTCCAATTGACTAAATATAATTTGAACAATTATTAGGATTTATTGATTATATTGGAGATGGTCTACTCCAACTCTATGAAAAACAAGAAGCTAATTATTTTTCTCGGGTCCTTATTGTTTCTTATCCTATTTGTTTTGAAAGGAGTTCCTTTGTTGGTTAACCTTTATCTCAATAGCCATGCGGACGAAATAGTCAGTGATCTGATTACCAGAACCAACGATTTTAGCGGCCATAAAGTAAAGTTTGGAAAGATCCACCTCAATTATGACTACCGTGGTACATATTTAGAGCTGGATTCTGTTGCGATCTTTCCCGATGAAACGGCCGATAACAATAGGGTAAAGATTGATCTTTTAGCCGAGAGAATCCTGCTTTCAGGCTTTTTGTGGAAGAGCTTATTGTTGGATAATGCCATTGTGTTGGATTCTGCGGAGTTGAGAAAGGTGACGATCCACAGCATGTCTCCTTCGTTGGATTCTTTAAACCTTAATAGTAAGGAGGAAATCAAACGGAAGAAAGGAAAAGATTATACTTCCATTCAGGTAAACCATATTGATTTAGATGATTTGTCCATCGAAAACAGGGATATTGGCAATGATTCATCCAGACTTGAAATAGCTGGGCTGAGTGTCACGGCCAACGATTTTACCCTAACCAGCGAAGATTTGGAAGATCCAAAGGCACTTTTTGATGTGGAAATGATAGCGGGAAAGATCAAACATGCATCAATTCACTTTAATGAATACCGGAATGAAATCATCACCAAAAATTTGACCTTCAGCAAAGAAAAGCGGAGCTTATCCATTGATAGTATTCGTTTGGATAATAAGTGGGGCAAGTACAAGTACGTCAATGATTTTCGCTTAGAAACAGATTGGGTAGAGTTAGAAAAGGGCAGCTTGGAATTGGTTAATATGAATTATGATGCCTATTTCCGAGACGGGATTATAGAAGCTGAAAAGCTGCTGGCAAAGGATATTAAGATTGCTGTTTTCCGCGATAAAAGGAAGGCTGATAATACCCAAAAGCGGCCGAAAATGATTCATAAAATCATTGGTGGGATTCCGAAGGATTTACATGTGGATATGATCAAGATGGAAAATGGCTATGTGTCCTATGAAGAAAGACCAGATAATGAGGCTCCCATAGCGGGGCAAATCTACTTTGATCAAATTGACGCCGAAATCATCAATATTAC harbors:
- a CDS encoding YkgJ family cysteine cluster protein, with the translated sequence MNLKEKSLKVNEIFNDLDMEVQDYLAQSQLTCLSGCGKCCANPKVPATVLEFLPLAFDLYQKGQAEALLDQLETTTEDSYCVVLKLLSADGAAGHCTQYNHRGLICRLFGNSSRRNREGKKELITCKTIKEQKQQQFQMVTHAIQNGLEIPGSSDYYTRLSAIDFHMAEQQFPINIAIKKAVEAVLSFYFYFEGQAV
- a CDS encoding geranylgeranylglyceryl/heptaprenylglyceryl phosphate synthase, with product MPTEKSDKIFKTFKQLQLSGKKALALLIDPEKVGAESQFKSLINQAYQNEVDFFFIGGSLLTEKNVDKTVMRIKEVCADIPVILFPGNVIQISPLADGILFLSLISGRNPELLIGQHVTAAPLLANTELEVLPTGYMLVNDGQISSASYISQTIPIPNNKPSLAKATALAGKFLGLQTFFLDAGSGANTPVSKEIIKHVKQTTQSPLIVGGGINSIEKARNVWDAGADIVVLGNGVEKNPDLLTEVLDFMKVYNLSLNVN
- a CDS encoding zinc metallopeptidase, coding for MLLILIVVVFGILGFVVSSKLKSKFKKYSQTALQANLSGKEIAELMLADHGIHDVSVNCVDGQLTDHYNPQNRTVNLSPDVYYGRNAAATAVAAHECGHAVQHARSYAWLNIRSAMVPVQNASGKILNFVLIASLFGGFLMLNTIDFRLIGMVVVGAYGIITLFTFVTLPVEFDASRRALAWVKERNIVTPSEYDMSKDALKWAAMTYVVAALASLTTLAYYASIFFGGRD
- a CDS encoding acyl-CoA dehydrogenase gives rise to the protein MNFHLTEEQMAVKEAARDFAKAELLPGVIDRDTHATFPKEQIQQMGQLGFLGMMVDPKYNGGGMDTISYVLAMEEISKIDASASVAMSVNNSLVCWGLEKYGSEAQKEKYLKPLATGEVLGAFCLSEPEAGSDATSQRTIAEDKGDYYLINGTKNWITNGSTASVYLVIAQTEPEKKHKGISAFIVERDMEGFEVGKKEDKLGIRGSDTHSLMFNDVKVPKENRIGEDGFGFSFAMQTLDGGRIGIAAQALGIASGAYELALAYSKERKTFGKPISQHQAIQFKLADMATEIEAARLLVMKAAWLKDQGKDYGHASAMAKLYASKVAMEVTVEAVQIHGGYGFVKEYHVERLMRDAKITQIYEGTSEIQKIVISRNILR
- a CDS encoding lytic transglycosylase domain-containing protein, which codes for MRNLHIYILYGLVAVLFGLVFYYKNDSPKVTSSENEHWLPLKRESTQIGAPKQVARVKLFDIPNKMEFAGEPVPLNESDIKERFEREIYVNVYWESNMLLMMKRANKYLPMIERVLAENRIPDDFKYLAMIESGLMNVVSPAGARGFWQFMEGTAKDYGLEVNKEVDERYHYEKSTIAACKYLQKSYAKFGKWTSVAASYNIGQAGLSRRMNDQQQPDYYDLLLNEETSRYMFRILAFKEVFEHPSKYGFELTNDDLYHQPELKTLVVKNTIPDLAEWAIKNGTTYKVLKTYNPWMRKTKLTIRRGNQYEIQLPID
- a CDS encoding phage holin family protein, with product MMLNVSEIINTVKKLIEVKIQMAKNDIQEELSGIITRIAILSMVVIISVFILLFASIALAFYFAELTYSNSLGFLYVGLIYVAFLILLYIVKDSVGIQKAVHEGISKFLLFSRKTNKNNDQ
- a CDS encoding helix-turn-helix domain-containing protein, with the protein product MEYYNKVIESVGVRYTRGNNYKVERPITVTDYIEPENSVILLHQGSLKFGDEQELVNEGEILFIPAGRPSKVTFGPATKRNESSNDEFVENKKKHLQTISFKDIKNAEEDCLTIVTFEAKVFDVVNFFNSLGIPPFIIRFNDRLASIIEDVVKESEQNTPGKERVIKLHTELLVVELVRHILKNRLFVEEMSTNSTYFKDPRLIDMFNYIKKNIGGDLSNKVLAKVANVSEDYVGQYFKMLTGINPQDYIEYQRMEAAVDLLRTTKKSIRDIGKEVGYKDTAYFCRRFKMMYGLPAGKMRRRESLINVQG
- a CDS encoding TIGR00730 family Rossman fold protein yields the protein MSEEPEKTELTEEDRIRRAFKEKDWSEIKSANSWVIFKVMSEFVEGFEKLAKIGPCVSIFGSARTPQDNKYYKIAEEIAAKLVRHGYGVITGGGPGIMEAGNKGAHSEKGKSVGLNIQLPFEQFNNIYIDQDKLITFDYFFVRKVMFVKYAQGFIVLPGGFGTMDELFEAITLIQTKKTGKFPIILVGKEFWEGLIDWVKTVMLDKHKNISPEDMDLFSVVDTATEAVKVIDDFYSKYLLSPNF
- a CDS encoding DUF748 domain-containing protein — protein: MKNKKLIIFLGSLLFLILFVLKGVPLLVNLYLNSHADEIVSDLITRTNDFSGHKVKFGKIHLNYDYRGTYLELDSVAIFPDETADNNRVKIDLLAERILLSGFLWKSLLLDNAIVLDSAELRKVTIHSMSPSLDSLNLNSKEEIKRKKGKDYTSIQVNHIDLDDLSIENRDIGNDSSRLEIAGLSVTANDFTLTSEDLEDPKALFDVEMIAGKIKHASIHFNEYRNEIITKNLTFSKEKRSLSIDSIRLDNKWGKYKYVNDFRLETDWVELEKGSLELVNMNYDAYFRDGIIEAEKLLAKDIKIAVFRDKRKADNTQKRPKMIHKIIGGIPKDLHVDMIKMENGYVSYEERPDNEAPIAGQIYFDQIDAEIINITNIPKMLDMHSELNLKANARIMGKGNVDLNVTYFLQDSTGGFTMNGHVKNLDLTAINPMLRPATQVEVRSGVIDDLSFDIKGNDIEGTGDLIMKYHNLAIDIRGKSYGKGQNVFQKIGSFLTNKLVIRSENPNKKGELKTGDIYFKRDQSKFIFNYWWKMILSGMRSTLTGEDEAKMRERAEKKD